From Triticum aestivum cultivar Chinese Spring chromosome 7B, IWGSC CS RefSeq v2.1, whole genome shotgun sequence:
ttgttggtgatcatgattttcagatcttaggatatcgttaagtgtaatgatagtcctaaagTAACATTCAAAAtatgatgttagaagaacgatcatattgaatcgacccaatcttgtttgttatactttgtgaTAATAGCATCTAAAATATGTTATAATACAGAGTGTTAGCATGTGctttttagttcctcagaccatgagggTATCATAGTCACTTCCTCCCGTATGATTGACTTTGGAGTTTCTCAAACACCATCAGTAACATAGTGATCATAATGACTATTTACGGGTTCATCGGAAAgattgacaagggactagatatctcaagagtgggatttgctcccctgaaaatggagagatattcttagggccctctcgatgtgacgacatccatcatcgtctagccAGACATAGGTGACTAATTCACTGGGATGCCAGAACATTTCAATGAGAAAGAAGACAAAAAACCAACGGGATCAATGGTATAGTAAGCATGTGCATGACtcgggaggataccgatgcaccccaagttttgtaaagtatcgtgaagcaaaggggacatcacatgataaccaaagtttCACTTGAATgccattcgtgtaatcatagggatcgatatagACGTCAACGGTTCCACTATCGGTCATTAACCGAACGAATTTTGTTCACGAGCTTAAGGTAATCAGGATCTGATGGGTGTTAGTAGGACAAGAGTATCGAGGATTTATTTATGGAATTTTTTGTTAATATTcagaatagtttcgagaggaaccggaagcatttcggggtcattagaagggtttcagagtttatcaGGCAATAgcgggtattaccgataaataatatataggtggaaaatatttCCAGTGATGTTAAATTATTTATAATATGCTCTAGTAATTGTTAGagggcttttatatttaatttaatatcaacgagCCTTAAAAGGCTAAGTGATCGATGGAGAATTGGGCCACCAAAGCCCAATAAGGGAGGCACCTCCTATTTCCTCCTAGGGAGGCCAGATTTAGGTAGGGGAAGGACTTCTCCTTCCCATCTTGGCTGGCGCAAGGAGATGGGGGTCCTCTTTCAGTAGTGACTATCCATCTAAAATGGAAAATCACCACGACAAATACATCTGATAAACCATAATCATGTAGGACAGCTCATATGGTTATTGTATTGAACGTACAAACACACCTAGATGGAGAGATTACAACATTGGCTACTACCATGAACCCGTAATTCAGGGAGTAGACTACTCAGAACCCATCTTGGAGAACAATGATCTAGGTTGGTGATGATGGCATTGAATTCCTCACCCGACAGAGTTTAGGATCAGGGTTGAAAACAAAGATCGCCTGGAAACGCTATGTGTCGGTAGAGCAAAAAATGCTTGATGATTCCAAGGTGAAAAGGGGTTACATATAAGCCATCGGGCACCGGAGGTCAACCATGTTCCTTTACGTTGGAAAGAATCAAGATTAACTCTGATATCCATGTTCGTCTACATTCTTGATGTATGTCCAGCATGTCAACAACACTACCTCACCTCCAACTTGACTAAAAATTTGACATGCATGCATTCCTTCCTAACATTATTCTTAATGTCCTATAAGTCCTCCTCTGTACTTCTCATTAGTTACTCATAGTGTAATGTGTCTGTCGCGGAGTCCCATCCTTTTCCACTCTCTTAAAATTCTGACTACCCTTCTTCATATTTTCATTGTCTCATCTTTATTTATAAGTTGTTTGTCTAGCTTCATTGCCGCTCCTTATCTACCCACTACTTTACGCTTTTTCTTTTACTCGCTCACTAGCCTAACCAGTCGTGTGATCTATAGAAATATGAGGTATTGGGAGATCCTGATGGAGGTGGAAGAACCCGAGTTGATACCTGTGACATCCCTCTTAATAGGAATCATaggctactcatatcaataaggtgCACCTTCTTTTCAGGAAGCCCATCCACAAGGAACCTCTAAGCTAAGTGTGATTGGCTCGAAGTAATTTGAGGATGGGTGGACGGCTGAGAAGTTGTTTCTAGGTGCGCACAAGTGATGACAAAGTGCACGAAAAGCCTAGGTTCGTTTGTGGGGCCCGTCTAGATCGTAGATGAAACGACCTAGAAATGATGAGTGAATCGGTGGGTTTGACAGGGGGGTTACAATACTCTTTAATTATGCATGGTTCTTGTTGTTATCTGCAAGAAAAGCTGGTTAGGCTCATGTATGGTTCTTCTTGCTCTTATCTACGAGAAAAGCTGGTTAGGCTTTCTGCTAGTGGCTATTGAGTTTATTCATAGGAAGCAAAGGCTGGGAACATATGATCCTTCGAGTAATTAATAGCGTGACTGGTGTGATTAATATGGAGATTGAAAGGAGCGGGAGGTAAAAAATGTTGGAGAAGAAAAAAGATGTGCAAGTTTTAGATAGTTTAGAGTTTCCTGTTAAAAATAAGTGGCCGGGGCCACAATGGGTGTAAGCTTAACAGTTTAATTGGCTAGTTCATTTCTCTGTAATGATGTTTAGTTTTGTTGTTTAAGTATTGTTCGTGGAGTTGGTTGTCCAGCAGCTACAAGTTAAAAATCCACCTGTGGTTCTCTGCAAAAAAAAAAGCTTTCCCTAGTCGTCTTCTCCCCTTGATCTTCTCCCGCAAGCGCGGGGATTCGTCTCCCTTCCGCCTACCGCTCCGGCGACTAGTGGAAGGGAGGGGATCTTGGTGCCTTGACTCTGGCTAATAGATAGATAGGGTTTTAGTCCTCGCAGGAGCAGCGCTCGGACAGATGGTGGTGCTTCTTCGAGTCAGTCTTCCGGGCTCTGACCCACCTCAAGTTCACCCGTCGGGACAGATCAAACGAAGCTCCGGCACAGATTCCGTTCTGATGACGACAATGGCCATTCGGTGGTTCGTATACCTTGATgtatttttttattatgtttgggGTACTTTGTAGTCCGGATTAATCTTGCATTAAAAGAGACAGGTTGAAAATCCAGTGACATCAACATCATTCGTATCTATATCATTGTGACATACTCTTTCGTGCTTTAGTAACACGTGTTCCTTGTTTATTTGTTTACTTTCATCAAAAGAGAAACAAGACATATATCACCTGGACAAGAACTAGAAAACCACCTTACAAAGAGAGAATAAACAAAAACCATacacaaaaaggaaaaataaaataaaatgcaactAAACATACAAACACAGTCGTCCATGTGCCACCAAGGACGCACGCCACTAGCTGTTGACAACGGCACAATGCCGTCTGATCTCCCCCTCGCCACCGGTCTTCACTTCTATCATGCCCATCCTCACCATGGACCGTGCGAACACCTGGAAGAACACCTCTGAGGGACCCTTGGCCACGCTCTCGACGTCGGCCCTCGCCGCTGTGTCGGTGATGAGCGCAGCGTCGGACTGGAAGAGTCCCCGGCGCTTGAGGAGGCCGCGGTAGTAGCTAGTGTCAAAGGTGAGGAAGCTCCCAGGGTCCATCTCCACGATGGTGGTGTTGTCCGTGGGTGTGGTGCACTTGGTCCGGCGGAGGTTGGCAGCATACTCCGCATCAAGAGATGGGTCGGCGTCCCCGGGTCCTCCGCGGCCGGTGAAGTTGTATAGCCGCTCGGTGAAGGAGTTGCAGTGCGAGATGCCGATGGTGTGTGCCCCTGAGTGGTATTGGCACATGATGGTCGGGTGAGGTGGTGAAGACAATATAACAAGTGCAGAACTGAGCAAGTTCAACTAATACAGTGCAATTCAGTAAGTTTTACTAATGCTAAACTATTGCAAAAATATTCATTAGATTGTGCCGTTTAAACAACATATGGAACTTAATTTTCTTATAAGGTGTCAATCTAAACAGGCTGGAATTAGTGGACCAATGTGGTTAGCAGGCAGACAGCTGTAGCAAGTAGGTATACATCGGAACAGGTTGCCCATTAATGTTTATTACATATAAAAACATGTGAATCAATGACCTAAGTTGGTAATTAAAAACTTGGCAGACTGTGACACAGTTGAGTGGAGATGTCCTTGTCGGTTCATGTGTACTTGTATCGCGGTCATGTCCGAAAATTCAACAAATCATTGTCCTTGTCCTTACTGTCATTGTTCCAAGCTAATATTTGTAGTAGTTAGCAACTTAGCGTTTCAACATCTATGACCGTGCCGTGCAACAACCTTTCTAGTCTCTAGAATAAATACTAATGCATAGCCCATTGCTATTGGGAATGATATCAACATGGACCAAAGTTTTAAACGGCTAACATATACGGTTCGTGCTTTTGTGGAACTGCACATAGTGTCGGCAAGATTTGTGGTTCCCTTTACTTTTCTTTTTATCTTGGAGCCATCCGTTTCAGCAAGCAACACGTATGGTCCTCTCATGTGACCATGTTGTGTGAGTGGGTAGTACAAAGTAGAGCGTCTGGTAGCTACTACCGGCTAGCTAGATAGCCGCCGCATGGACATAAAAGCTCGAATCTAGCAAGTTCCTCTCACTACTCACTCAACTGTATGTCTGCTTGAGTGCTTGTGCGTCACTAGACTTCGCCATCACCATCACCGTGCATGTGTCGGTGCCAATGATCGATATGCCATCAACTCGGGTACGATGCTTAGTTTGCTAATTAATCTTGTGATAATTGGTGGGAATTGTTACCTGAGAGCCAGACGAGGTCGGCGACGTCGAGGCCCTTGGCGCGGAAGGAGGTGAGGAGGTCGGTGAAGTTCATGGTGGGCGCCGGGATCTGGTCCAGCGCCTCCTGCTTGATCGACACCCTGCCGTCGCGCCGCCCCGTCGGCACGCGCCAGAACGGCCCGCCCTGCATTTTTTTTCAGTCAGCATCGGTCAGTCGCCGAGGCGCGCGTGTGCTCTGCGTACGTGTATGCTGTGCGTGGGTGGAGATGGAGGCAGAGCACTTACGATGACGCCGACGGCGTCGCGGGACGCGAGCGCGaggatgtcggcgcaggagacgacgcCGGGGCACTCCTGCTCGACCAGCGCCTTGACGCGGTCCAGGAAGGCGAAGCCGCGCAGCGTCAGGTTGGGCGTCGCGTCCTTCTCGGCCTCCCCGCCGCCGGTCGTCGCGTTCAGCAGCACCGACGCGTCGCATCCCTGCACCACCAGCATGCCCATCGATCAGGACCCAGAACAGACACGCGCCGGCATTGCCGTCTCCGTCGCCGTGCACGGAAAGGAAGATCATAGGTACGTACCctgacgaagcagtcgtggaagtggGTGCGGATGAGGGTGGCGGCGACGGAGGGCGCGTGCGGGACGTGCCGCTCCACGTAGTGCTTCACGATCTGCTCCGCCCGCGGGCAGCTCTGCTCGTAGTACCCCTGCCGGAGCTTCCCGCCGCCCTCCCCCGCCGCGACGCCAACCGCCACCACGAGCATCGCCAACACCAACTTCGCCGCCGCCATTGTCACCACCACTAGCTAGAGCCTATAGCGCTCTCGAGTGGCGGGCGATGGTGTCCAAGGGCACGAGGATGCTCTGTTCTGCCTTGTCAGCCGCGGGTTCTGGACCGACCCATCGATCGCTTTTTATACGCACGGCCACGGGGACGCTCCCGCCCGGCAACAGCTAGCGGCGGCAGTGCGTGGTCCGTTAGTGGGGTTGGTGCTGGGCGGTACGTACGCGAGCGAGTAGGTAGAGAGGCCGGCGGGCCGACGTAGCAAGAGACACGGCGAGACGATGAACGGGCCCTGACAAGAAAAGAATTCGGTATCGACCGGCCGCCCCTGCCAATGGCGTCGTCACGGTTGCTACCACACAGCGTGGGGAGCGGGCATTTGCTTCCACCATAGAAATGTTCAGTTAAACACTGTAATCATTAGTCAGCTACTAGCTGTATAGCCCTCATGAAAATAGTCAGCGGTACTACTGGTATGCGTGACAGCGTGAAAGTACGAGTCGAGGTGCCATTTGTCAAGGCCAGGCGATACATACGTACGTACGCATTTGATTAACGGACATACAGCTACTACCTTATTCGTACGCCGGTCCATTTGGGTTATTTTACTGAAACCCTCTAAACTATCATGAAGAATGTTATTGGAACGGCGAAAATCATATTTCTAATGTTAAAAGATCGtctgcatgtgtctttgaaatatTATTTGTTAGGTTTTTTTTTGGGAAGAATCTTATTTGTTAGTATTTTTCTGGGAAGAATCTCATTTGTCAGGTTCTTTTTTTaggaaaactttcgatctattcactAACTTTCAAGGTAGTATGAAGAACATTAGAAGTAAAATTTACAtttagatccgtagaccacctagcgatgaatACAAACACTGCAGCAAGCCGAAGGCgcgtcgccgtcatcgcccctcccttattggagccggacaaaccttgttgtagttGACAGTCagaaagtcgtcatgctaaggactcataggaccagcgcaccagaacaatcCGCCGCCGACAAAGAGAAGCGAAGATCGGCAGGATCCAACCTGTAGACATGCGAACAAAGATCGAATGCACGTAGATCCATCGAAGACAAATGCCCACCGAATCCCACGAGATCTGCCGGAGATAAACCTCCACGCGCCTTCCGACGATGCTCAAAACACCACTGAAACTGGGGCTAGGCAGGGAAGACCTTATTCCATCTACAgacagccgccgccgcctcacatatctgagcaggacacaaaccctaacgaACCTTTAAAAAATTAAAAAGCGGAGCTCTCCCGccagcaagggccgggatccaccacgCCTCCATGATACTAAGACCACATGAGATGACTTAGACCGGCGGCTGCGTCAGCGGGAGGTAGGAGAAACCCTAGCACACTCGGTGCAGGGCTCGCGTCTCGTCTCAGGGTTTGTCGAGGATGCTACGTAGTACTAGTATTGATTAAGCAAAATATTTTTGTACAGAGTTAAAAACTATTCACATATGTTAATATGGCGTAAAAACGTAGAACATTTTTGTCTCTGCCGAGTGAGAAAATTTTATTCATCGATCTAGTTTAATTTTTTAATAAAATATTCACTACACTACAATATTTTGTTCATACACTGGACAAAAGAATATACAGTATTTCTTCCAAGAAATTCTAAACATTTAGTTGATACAACGGTTCTTCGCCTTGACTGAGAAATAGGAATTCCTTAAGACACTGAAAATTAGCAAAGTTATTTAAATAGTTAAGAATTCTTTATCTAGGTTAATACTGGGTAGAACCGTAGAAACTTATCCTTCGTAATTTTTTCATTGAAGAATATGACCCTTTCAGATTTAACTTCGAGCGGAGGCAGGCGACTAACCTGTTAATTGCCAGAATAGAATGGTAATTTTGTCAAAATTCGAAGTTTCAAACTTATTAGTCGTTGTGCGTCTGTGCGGTCAACTCTTTCCGACCCAAAGAAAACTTTTCCATGATAATATGATATTTCCGTTTGGTTTTATAAATTTGTTGACGATGAAAACATTACCTTTTTTTGAGGCAAGATGAAAATATTACCAAAGCTGTACTATTTTTTCAACATGAACTACTTATTCAAGGGGGTGCATGCCTAGTGGGCTGGCCTCATCAGGGATCACAAGGCTGCCAAAGTTTCTCTGCACTTTCTAGCCCCTCTTTCCTTTGCCAACGTCTAGAATAGACTCAACTCCCATCCATCCGTACGCACATATGCAGTGCACCCACATTAAACCGCCGCCAAGAATCGCCGGCCAGAAACTAAACATGCATCACATGCCCTGCACTTTCCCTTCATCCGTCCTCTGCTCCCTGCATTTCAATTCCATTATTGCTACCCTACCATATGTCAAAATTATCATGTTCTCCACAAATGTTGCATGTAATCTGTTCTGCACATCAACGTAGAAGCTTGATTGCAATTTGCAGCTCTAGGAGAAGGCGATGCCGGCCCTTCCGTTCCTCCTCTTACTTTTCCGTCTGCAAATCAGCGACAGTAAGACGTCCGCATCAACCGAGCTCATTGAAAACCAGTGTCGTCCTTATGCCATGTCATTGCTCACCGCATCGCTCCGTCCATTGGTCTTGGCTCTCGTCGTCGACCTCACCGACGGCCTAGCGTGCTAGCCTCCCTCGTCATTACAGGCCACAATTGCATTTATCTAAGGGGTTGGTTAGAGCTTGGCGCAGCTATTTTGATGCGTTCTGTTGCCGGTATGCACGTGGATAAATATAAGATGAAGCCTTGACACAactttctcaccaaacgtgatgcCCACATTACTTACTCTTTCTCCCCGTATCTTTTTCACGGGAAAAAGATACGGGGAACTGAATCCCATGAAGGCTTGAATGGGAAGACTATCGCAGATCTTCTTTCAGTTGAGGTGGGAGAAGAGCCTTTGGAATGACTTGTGACCAGGGGGAAATGGTTATGACAGTGTGGCATGGACTGCCATGGATTGCACGCAATACCTAAGGATGAGCTACTGCTTTTCCTTCACTTCTTTTCTGCCCAATGAACAGCCTATAAGTTACAGCTAGCTCTCTCTCACACACCTTTTCTAGACACATTTTATATCTTAATTTCTTCCTTCCAAGAACATCTTGTTTAGCTAATGACTGATGTAATGCAACCACCACATTAGTGCAATTAGTAATTAGTACTAGGCTACTAGCCCATATGCATGGACCATGATGGAGTGATGTGTGCATGCCCCATCATCCGCATCAGTGCACCATAGTTTTTAGCTAATGACTGATGCAACCATGGCACCAGCTGGGGGTGCCAAGGACGGCATAATTAGGACTGACCAGAGTTTCGCTCAACAAGGTCCTCGTCGTTATCAAATCTCGATACGGGTTGGCAGACAATAGTACAACTAATGATGTTTATAACAACAAGATGAAATGTTCATAAGAAAACAAGATGAAATGCACACTAATTATAGAAGAACATCTTTTGTGTATTAGGGATACCACGCCGTGGACCAATAATGCATGTACTTTGCAATGAGTAAATTGTCTGGTGATGTTTACAAACATGCATGCAGCCTGTCCATAATACGGGCAAACAATATCCAAATGCACGCTAGTTCAATACCATGATGAGCAACCCTCTATTTGGAAAGACAGAGATATTTCAGACTCTTTTACACCACACTTTAATTAATACATTGAGTTATATGCTTTGCCGGCACAATTATATCGCTGCTCTCCTAGCAATATCATCTGTAAAGGAGCTAACTTCTTACTCTCTCATTGGGTACATATCCAGAGTCCAATCAGAGAGGTCTAGTGGAAGTTTCATAATTTTCTCTTCCTAGCACTGTAGCACACCTTTCCAGAATTACATTTAGTCGAAGATAACCACATGAACATGACAAGTCACCTAAGTGAGGTTAGAAAAATGCTGCAGCTCGTAGTGATATTTTGAATGCATGGTAGGCTGAGATGGTCAAACACGTTAAGATGTAAAGGTACTGGAAGAAAATAATAATTGAAATTGTGTTTAGAACTTATTATCTAGAATAATTTTGTTGGACACTACAATTTTTGTTGGACATGGTCCATTTCTGAACCTAACACCACATTGCTTCACATCCTCTCAGAAGGTAGCCTGTTTTTCATGCTCATGGTCTCTATTCTAAGCTCACTTTGGTAGAGGCTTGCATGATGCACTCTATTTCTTACTAGTACTTCACCAGCCCATGTCCCTTTCATCTTTTCATGTCTAGTAGCACAGGACGCCCGTGGGTATCATTCACTTGCAAGTTGAAAAGGCAAGCTGGTTCAGATGAAGGAAATACACGGACAGTCATTACTTCCGAGTGGGTAACTGCAAAGATCAGTAGGACTGAAAGTAACATGCCCTTTTTATGGGCATATCCTTGGAATGACCGTCTGTACATCCCTTTCAGAAGTAGGTTGTTAATTACACCTCTCACTTTTAGTAAGCATAATCAGAAATGTCGTAAGCGTAGATGCATTAGTATCAGTGACCAGTTAAACATGGGAAGTTTATCTGGTCTTTTAACCTCTGCAGTACTTTATACCTTTCTTTTTGGATGGATATAGGACAAATTAGTCGTTGGATGAACGAGCATGCTTGTGACCAAGAATACAATTCAAGAGGGGTAAGCAAATTAAAGTGCGGAAGTGAGTGCTGAAGAGGCCTCATCCATCCAACTGCAACATCACTGGAAAGAAAAGGCGTACGTCCATACACAGCGCTTGTGCATCACAACTGTTCGTCCATGATGCTGCTGCTTGATCAGCTGAAAATCTAGTGCACACAACCGTAGTAGTATCTCCAGCCTTTACCGGTTACATAGGCGTGCCAATAGTAACATGTGTTTGTTCAGTATGTCATACATACGTACGTATGTGTCAGTCAATATATGTGTATGTCGTAACCATCCACTGGTGGTAACCGGTAAGTGTATCAGTTATACACATGACGTGGATGAGTGTACATCCGAGCAAAACAAGAGAGCAGCTGCATCCATCATTAGTCAGGCTGTGACTGATGCCATATTTTTGTTTGGAGAGATTTCAGTTGGTTGTGACGTCGCCGTCCTCCATAGCTTTCGCGGAGGTGCAGCAGTTGTTCTATGGAATGCAACATTCATCGGACACGCCATGGAAAGGTCAAGGTTAGCGAGGAGTTCCTAATCCCCAATTCGTTTGGTGCTTATTGACTGTCGTCGACGTGTTCGGGCGCCAGCCTTTGCTACTGGGCTCAACGTCCCACGTGTTGTTGAGCTATGTTCGCAATTTGTACTCAGATAGAACTTTATTGCTCAGTCGCTAAATTGAGATTCCAGCTATGATTTCCTTTGCGGAGTAGCAATGCTAGCGAAAGCACTAACAACAGTTATGAATTTTATTTCTATGTTATTTGAGAAAATTATTTTGAACTAAACTAGTTGCCATCACGTCTATGCAACTGCTCAAGCGCGATACTTGACGACGCAAATCATAAGAACACTCTTGCAACCCTGGTGATCCTTGCCTATTGAGAGATTTGAAACAAGCAAAATGCCACATTTTTCATGAATGTGAGTGAGCACTATGTTTCCCGTCCGTACAAATAAGACTGTGTGATGCCTTAATTTGGGTGACGGCAACTGCAGATGATCTAAGAGAGAAGTCGTTCTACGAGTGTCTTATTTTACACACTATAATTTTTGGGTGTTCTTTCAATAAATATGTGCACCTCTCTTGAAGTTTTTTCAAGTAAAATGAAATAATAAGAAGTACGTGTGAAGTGGCAAATGACAACGCAGTATAATGAAAATATTTTCTTGTAGGTATCACAAATAATAGTGAAGAGTATTTTAAAACCGTAACCACGTCGGGAAGGGGGATGGAAGTTAGCATCAAACATCACATTTTCTTGTTCTTTTTGTTTTGAGCAAAATCACATTTTTGTTAAGTCCAGCATCgggcgaaccaacatgtggttggatggttagagggacagtgatatccccagcccatcagggttcaagtcctagtgctcgcattattcctgaatttatttcaggatttccggcgatgcgctttcggTGGGAGGAGAccttcccgtcgacgacgaggcaccTACGGCGACTTTGTAAATCTCATGATGGTATGTTGGCTCAATCTCTCGGAGGTGGTCATAGGGGTAgcatgtgcatgtgtgcgttcataggggcggGTGTATGCGTGTATGTATGAGCACCTGtgtctgtattgtgttaaaaaaagcATGTGGAGCTGAAGGGGCCGCAATTAGGGTGGCCCATTGGAAAAtaggtaaaattaattttgttATTATTCAGAAATATCAACAATACACCTTTATTTTTCTCATTAAAAAATACCAGTTTATTAATA
This genomic window contains:
- the LOC100415852 gene encoding peroxidase 3, giving the protein MAAAKLVLAMLVVAVGVAAGEGGGKLRQGYYEQSCPRAEQIVKHYVERHVPHAPSVAATLIRTHFHDCFVRGCDASVLLNATTGGGEAEKDATPNLTLRGFAFLDRVKALVEQECPGVVSCADILALASRDAVGVIGGPFWRVPTGRRDGRVSIKQEALDQIPAPTMNFTDLLTSFRAKGLDVADLVWLSGAHTIGISHCNSFTERLYNFTGRGGPGDADPSLDAEYAANLRRTKCTTPTDNTTIVEMDPGSFLTFDTSYYRGLLKRRGLFQSDAALITDTAARADVESVAKGPSEVFFQVFARSMVRMGMIEVKTGGEGEIRRHCAVVNS